One region of Manis pentadactyla isolate mManPen7 chromosome 9, mManPen7.hap1, whole genome shotgun sequence genomic DNA includes:
- the PTGES3 gene encoding prostaglandin E synthase 3, which yields MQPASAKWYDRRDYVFIEFCVEDSKDVNVNFEKSKLTFSCLGGSDNFKHLNEIDLFHCIDPNDSKHKRTDRSILCCLRKGESGQSWPRLTKERAKLNWLSVDFNNWKDWEDDSDEDMSNFDRFSEMMNNMGGDEDVDLPEVDGADDDSQDSDDEKMPDLE from the exons GCAGCCTGCTTCTGCAAAGTGGTATGATCGAAGGGACTATGTCTTCATTGAATTTTGTGTTGAAGACAGTAAGGATGTTAATGTAAATTTTGAAAAATCCAAACTTACATTCAG ttgtCTTGGAGGAAGtgataattttaaacatttaaatgaaatcGATCTTTTTCACTGTATTGATCCAAAT gaTTCTAAGCATAAAAGAACTGACAGATCAATTTTATGTTGTTTAAGAAAAGGAGAATCTGGCCAGTCGTGGCCAAGGTTAACAAAAGAAAGGGCAAAg CTTAATTGGCTTAGTGTGGACTTCAATAATTGGAAAGACTGGGAAGATGATTCAGATGAAGATATGTCTAATTTTGATCGTTTCTCTGAG ATGATGAACAACATGGGTGGTGACGAGGATGTAGATTTACCAGAAGTAGATGGAGCAGATGAC